In Carassius gibelio isolate Cgi1373 ecotype wild population from Czech Republic chromosome B2, carGib1.2-hapl.c, whole genome shotgun sequence, a single genomic region encodes these proteins:
- the fzr1b gene encoding fizzy-related protein homolog: protein MDQDYERRLLRQINHQNVPEGLSSKSGYAACSPVTVKSGDRFIPTRAGSNWSINFHYANENCWSPNQNQRAKDASTDTGKDAVAYAALLRNELLGAGIETVPDPHTDDRRNALLTQDTHSLFRYTIHTKRVPFDNEISPYSLSPLSNKSHKLLRSPRKPARKISKIPFKVLDAPELQDDFYLNLVDWSAGNLLSVGLGACVYLWSACTSQVTRLCDLSVDGDSVTSVCWNERGSLVAVGTHKGFVQIWDAAGGRKLTSLEGHSARVGALAWNGEQLSSGSRDRVILQRDVRTPPPVERRLQGHRQEVCGLKWSPDHQHLASGGNDNKLLVWNSSSLLPVQQYSDHLAAVKAIAWSPHQHGLLASGGGTADRCLRFWNTLTGQALQSTDTGSQVCNLAWSKHANELVSTHGYSQNQILVWKYPSLTQVAKLTGHSYRVLYLAVSPDGEAIVTGAGDETLRFWNVFSKTRCTKESKSVLNLFTRIR, encoded by the exons ATGGACCAGGACTATGAAAGACGCCTTTTAAGACAAATTAACCACCAGAACGTACCTGAGGGCTTATCGTCCAAG tcaGGGTATGCAGCGTGCAGTCCGGTTACTGTGAAATCAGGAGACAGGTTCATCCCCACACGTGCTGGCAGCAACTGGAGCATAAACTTCCATTATGCCAAT GAGAACTGTTGGTCACCCAATCAGAATCAGCGGGCGAAGGATGCCAGTACAGACACGGGGAAAG ATGCTGTGGCGTACGCTGCACTGCTAAGGAACGAGCTGTTGGGAGCAGGAATCGAAACCGTGCCTGATCCACACACAGATGACCGTCGTAACGCCCTCCTCACACAGGACACACACAGCCTCTTCAGG TACACCATCCACACAAAGAGAGTGCCTTTTGACAATGAAATCTCTCCCTATTCCCTCTCTCCTCTCAGTAACAAAAG tcacAAACTATTGCGTTCACCCCGAAAGCCAGCACGCAAGATTTCCAAGATCCCATTCAAGGTTCTCGATGCCCCAGAGTTGCAGGATGACTTCTACCTCAACCTG GTGGACTGGTCCGCTGGAAATCTCTTGAGTGTTGGTTTGGGGGCCTGTGTTTACCTGTGGAGTGCCTGTACCAGTCAG GTGACGCGGTTGTGTGACTTATCAGTGGACGGTGACTCTGTTACATCAGTGTGCTGGAATGAGAGG GGAAGTTTGGTGGCTGTAGGGACCCATAAAGGATTTGTCCAGATTTGGGACGCGGCTGGAGGGAGGAAGCTGACCAGTTTGGAGGGACATTCAGCGCGCGTAG GAGCGCTTGCGTGGAATGGAGAGCAGCTGTCGTCGGGCAGCCGGGACAGAGTGATTCTGCAGAGGGACGTGAGGACGCCTCCTCCTGTCGAGAGACGCCTGCAGGGACACAGGCAGGAAGTGTGCGGCCTCAAGTGGTCACCTGACCACCAGCACCTCGCCTCTGGAGGGAACGATAACAAG TTGCTGGTGTGGAACAGCTCCAGTCTGCTCCCCGTGCAGCAGTACAGCGATCATCTGGCCGCTGTGAAGGCCATCGCCTGGTCTCCTCACCAGCACGGCCTGCTGGCCTCCGGAGGGGGAACGGCGGACCGCTGCCTTCGCTTCTGGAACACTCTGACCGGACAGGCGTTACAGAGTACTGACACTGGCTCACAGGTCTGCAACCTGGCCTGGTCCAAACACGCCAACGAGCTG GTCAGCACACACGGCTACTCCCAgaaccagatcctggtgtggaaATACCCCTCACTCACGCAGGTGGCCAAGCTCACAGGACATTCATACCGAGTGCTCTACTTG GCGGTGTCTCCAGATGGCGAGGCCATCGTAACAGGAGCAGGAGACGAGACGCTGAGGTTCTGGAATGTCTTCAGCAAAACACGCTGCACCAAG GAATCCAAATCAGTGTTGAACCTGTTCACCAGGATACGGTAA
- the prdx1 gene encoding peroxiredoxin-1 — protein sequence MAAGNAHIGKPAPGFTAKAVMPDGQFKDLSLSDYKGKYVVLFFYPLDFTFVCPTEIIAFSDAVEEFRKINCEVIGASVDSHFCHLAWINTPRKQGGLGHMKVPLVADSLRSISQDYGVLKEDEGIAYRGLFIIDDKGILRQITINDLPVGRSIDETLRLVQAFQFTDKHGEVCPAGWKPGKDTIKPDVQQSKDYFSKQH from the exons ATGGCAGCTGGAAATGCACACATTGGCAAACCTGCTCCAGGATTCACAGCCAAAGCTGTGATGCCAGATGGACAGTTTAAAGACCTCAGTTTGTCTGACTACAAAG GGAAGTATGTCGTGTTATTCTTCTATCCACTGGATTTCACCTTCGTGTGCCCCACCGAGATCATTGCCTTCAGTGATGCAGTCGAGgagttcaggaagatcaactgtgaggTCATCGGTGCCTCTGTTGATTCCCACTTCTGTCATCTTGCCTG GATAAACACCCCTCGGAAACAAGGCGGTTTAGGGCACATGAAAGTCCCTCTGGTGGCAGACTCCCTCCGCTCCATATCTCAAGACTATGGTGTACTGAAGGAAGATGAGGGTATTGCATACAG AGGACTTTTCATCATTGATGACAAGGGCATTCTGAGGCAGATAACCATCAATGATCTCCCAGTGGGCCGCTCCATTGATGAAACCCTGCGCTTGGTGCAGGCCTTTCAGTTCACCGACAAACATGGAGAAG TTTGCCCAGCCGGATGGAAGCCCGGAAAAGACACAATTAAGCCGGACGTCCAGCAGAGCAAAGATTACTTCtccaaacaacattaa